The following nucleotide sequence is from Bombina bombina isolate aBomBom1 chromosome 11, aBomBom1.pri, whole genome shotgun sequence.
aataagtatatatagatTTATCTTGTGTGTGTAAATAGGTTAATATAAATTTGTCTTGTATGTgtaaataggtatatatagatttgtcttgtgtgcgtAATTAATTatgtatagatttgtcttgtgtgtgtaaatacatatatacaggtttGTCTTATGTGTGTAAATAGGTATATaaagatttgtcttgtgtgtgtaaataggtatatacagatttgtcttctgtgtgtgtaaataggtatatatagatttgtcttctgtgtgtgtaaatagatatatatatagatttgtttgtgtgtgtaataggttaatacatatttgtcttgtgtgtgtaataggttaatatagatgtgtcttgtgtgtgtaataggttaatatagatttgtcttgtgtgtgtaataggttaatatagatttgtattgtgtgtgtaataggttaatatagatttgtcttatgtgtgtaataggttaatatagatttgttttgtgtgtgtaatagattaatatagatttgttttgtgtgtgtaataGATTAATATAGATTTGTTTTGTGAGCTTCCATTTGACAAGGCTTTGtgtcccaataaagatatttgttaTCTCAGTAGAGTAACAGCAGATTGTGCAAAAACCCCTCAGGAGTCAGCACTGGGCTCTGGGCTGACACTGCAAAACTGTCCCCTGGGTGGGTGCTGAGAAGCTCCCATATAAATAGGTGGGACATGACTAGTGACCGTCACTCACACCCTGACACAGCAAGCAGCTTGTGCAACACCAACTCTACCAAAGCAGCACCATGGTTCATTGGACAGCTGAAGAGAAGGCCACGATCACCTCCGTGTGGAGCAAGGTGAATGTTGAGCAGGAAGGTCACAACACCCTGAGCAGGTAAGTACTCATGTCCTTTCcttacattgcaatataattctaTTATGGAGCTGGCAAGAGCTGGGTACAGACGCTCTCAGACACAGATATATTGTATTTCTGTTACTTATGGAAGGTCCAAGCTGGTGATGTGTAGATAGTTCCCAAGTGATAATTCTTTGTTGTATAACCCCTCACAGGCTGCTCATTGTGTACCCCTGGACTCAGAGGTATTTCAGCAGCTTTGGAAACCTGTCCAACCCCACAGCCATCAATGGAAACTCCAAGGTCCAAGCTCACGGCAAGAAGGTCCTGACAGCTGTTGGCCAAGCTATTCAGCATCTGGATGATGTGAAGCACTTCCTGGCCAAGCTCAGCAAGTCTCACGCAGAGGAACTGCATGTGGACCCTGAGAACTTCAAGGTAAGACCAGTAAATGGGAAGAAAGTCTCATTAAGGGACTCTCAGCAGATGAGGAAATGCTTTGGGTGGTTAACCTCATGTGAAGCTTTACAGGGAAAACTGTAACAATCTCTTTGTTGGGTCAGGCAAAGCCTTTGGTTATGTATAGAAACTGTTCACTGAAGTGAGTGAGATTTCTCTGTACTTCTGTATAGATGTCCTATGGAACAACAGTAATTAGAGTAACTGTTCCTCACTGTAATGTCTCCCCTTGTCTGTATATAGctaaatattatcatatatattgtAGTAGAGACATGGCAATCAATTGCGTAAGAGAAACCAGTGGGTTACAAATTACACCCTATTTATCATGTTCTGTAATACAGAGAGCTTTGTTCCCAGTGGGCTAATGGGCAGTGACACAGAATATATTTCTGTCCCCTGAATGTGATAACAAGCTATGGGTCAGTAATGCCATGCTGTATTGTAATGTGTATATAGAGATAAAGAACATTATCTGTCTATAGTACCCTGAGCTGTCGGATTCCCTGACCCTCATTATTTTCTAATTCCAGCGTCTTGGAGAGGTTCTGATCATTGTCTTGGCCTCCAAACTGGGAGCAGACTTCACCCCTCAGGTCCAGGCCACCTGGGAGAAATTTGTCGCCGTCCTGGTGGCCGCACTGAGCCACAGCTATTTCTAAACTGATGTCCCTGTGTTTATTTGTTCATTTTGTCACCTAAGCATACTATTATTGCAAAAAATtgtgaataaaattattttttaagataagtTACTGTGTGTCTTCTGTATTGTTCCTGTAATTAAAGAAAGAAAAGGTCATGGGTAAATTCATATATATAGGATAAGGAATAACTGATGCAGATATCTCAGCTGGATCAGACTGTGCCAAAGAATCACATGTTATTTGCTGAGTAtactataataaacaaaacaaacttCTATATATGTGACACACATTATAAATAAACTTGATACATAGTAATTCTATAAcagttacattatattatatatatagatatagatatagataaatatatatatatagatagatagatagatagatagatagatagatagatagatagatagatagatagatagatagatatgtagtatAAGACATAACACACAACAAGCTCACTGCAGATAAACAATATGTACAAAAATAATTggagaaatatttatattaaatacattagaatCCTGGATTGGTCATGGTGGTGCCAGTGCTGTTTGGCAGAGGATGGGGGTGTTACCTGCAGTACTATAGGTGCCCACTTGCTGCCACCACCTGATGTAAAGGGGcagtaagctaaacaaatcatTGTGCACATGAGACTGCACTATTATGCTACTGTATATTGAAAAAGTTAAATTACAGCTGGTTGTTTTCATATTGAAACTGAAAGTGTTTGAACTCTTCCCTAGAGACAAATTGctcactagacatgtgcggttcgtttcggatttattcggaaattctgaaaattcggtaaattcggagattcggatcgattcggatttccgaattaaaatacttccgaatctaccgaatgaatccaaaatagctgtcgtatctccgaataaatccgaattagctcggtaaaattcggcattccccataggaaacaatagggcagtttcggctgaaataaaacctaacaccgcagccccattgtttcctatggggaaacactaagtctgcacctaacaccctaacatgtaccccgagtctctaaacacccctaatctaacacttattaacccctaatctgccgcccccgctatcgctgacacctgcattattttattaacccctaatctgccgaccgaatatcgccgccacctacattatagctattaacccctaatctgctgtccctaacatcgcctacccctacattatagttattaacccctaatctgctccccccaacgtcgccgcaatctaactacaagtattaacccctaatctgccgacccgatatcgccgccacctacattatagctattaacccctaatctgctctcccttacatcgccgacccctacattatagttattaacccctaatctgcccccccccaacgtcgccgcaatctaactacaagtattaacccctaatctgccgacccgatatcgccgccacctacattatagctattaacccctaatctgctgtacctaacatcgccgacccctacattatagttattaacccctaatctgcccccccaacgtcgccacaatctaactacaagtattaacccctaatctgacgaccgcaaatcgctgccactataataaatgtattaacccctaaactgccacactcccgcctcgcaaacactataatacattttattaacccctaatctgccctccctaacatcgccgccacctacctacaattattaacccctaatctcccgcccccaacgttgccgctactataataagattattaacccctaaacctaagtttaactctaacactaacaccccctaacttaaatataatttaaataaaacgaaataaatttactatagttaaataaatgaatcctatttaaaactaaatacttacctgtaaaataaaccctaatatagctgcaatataactaatagttacattgtagctattttagcatttatatttattttacaggcaactttgtatttattttaactaggtacaatagctattaaatagttattgactaattaatagctaccaagttaaaataattacaaaattacctgtaaaataaatcctaacctaagttacaattaaacctaacactacactatcattaaataaattaactacaagtacctacaattatctacaattaaataaactaaagtacaaaaaaaaacaaaacactaaattacaaaaaaaaaacaaacactaaattacaaaaaataaaaaaaattacaagaattttaaactaattacatctaatctaagccccctaataaaataacaaagccccccatacACCCTACTCCATGATAAAATCAAATACCTTGGAATATACCTGGCCCCTTCCATTAATAAGTTATTTAAGTTTAATTACACACCACTTTTACACAAACTTAGGAAAGATTTTGACTCCTGGCAGGAGAAACCACTGTCATGGTGGGGTAGGATCCAGGCAGTTAAAATGACCACCTTACCCCAAATCCTATACCTCCTCCAGGCTGTTCCAATCCAATTGCCACTGACCTATCTGACAAACCTACAATCCAtgataaactcctttatatggggaAAGGTAAAGCCCCGTATCAGTAAAAAGATCCTGACAAAACCCTTAGGCGGGGGGGGGCTTGGGGGTACCGTTAATATCACAATACTACAAGGCTGTAGTTCTGCAAAAAATCTTAGAATGGCACGatgtcacacacacaaaagctTGGTCCTCTATAGACTCCTTCCTGCTGAGTTCACCCGTAATAGGACCACTGTGCTGGATCAAACAACTAAGTAGACCCATATTATCCAAAGCTTCCCCTCTCTACGCTCATTATTTCCGAACTTGGGATACTATAAGACTTAAAACCAAAGGTCTCACGACATACATCTCACCAATGACACCTATTCCGATTAACGCGGAATTCCATAAGGGACTCATCCCGAATTAATCCTATTCCCCAGATACAGGCCCAACGATACCGTTCACTTACCTGACAGGGGGTGGGAAACTGAAACAGAGAACACAACTTACAGAATTGGCAGGTGGAACATTCTCTCGGTGGCTAAAATACGCTCAACTTACACACTTACTGGCCTCATCACCCTATAAACAGGACTTATTGAGAGAATTGACGAAATTTGAAAGACTCTGTCTGGAGGGAGTGACGCCCAGAGGTTCACTGTCTATAACAAAAAGACTGTTAGACGACACCCTTAGCCTACCCACACCCTCTTATGACTCTCACTGGCAAACCGACTTGGGAATGACTATCCCCAAAGAGCAATGGGACAACATATTTTACAACTCTGCCAAGTCCTCCTCCTCCCCTAGAATACTGGAGCTTAATCATAAGGTTCTGTttcgatggtatcttacccctgatAGGCTCAAAAGGATATACCCTCAATCTAACGctacatgttggagaggttgtgggtctcctggcacaatggctcatatttggtggcactgcccgaaACTACTCCCATTTTGGGAAAGCGTTATTAATAGCCTGAAAGTTATTATGGGAGAACAATTCGAACTACCCCCAACTACAGCCCTTCTAAATTACAAACCAAAGAAAATATGCAAATTCAAGTGGAAACTCCTCCAATATAGCTTAAACGGAGCCAAATTACTTATTGCACGCAAATGGAAATCTGCCCAGATTCCAACTAGGCAGGAATGGTTGCACAATACATCTGAGCTGCTAGAGATTGAAGAATATGCATACCTTAAGAATGGCAGTCTTGCCTTCtaccataacatacaattttactggCAGACTCTTCTTCACTCACAGATAGCCTAATTGTCTCTGAAGCTTCGAGGCGGGCCGCCCTTTCTAGACCACTTCTCAAAATTCATCAaaaacccttccctcctcccccttcttttttcttcttcaccCTTTTCCCTCTCTCTTTACTCATCTTtctttttgtcccctttccttttctcttttcttcctttcTTATTGTGTCTTTGCCGGAATAGGCATATGTTCTGAATTATTAAGTTCTTTAAGTTGTTATTGTTTGTGAGGAGTGCTCTTCTTATGCAGAGATACCAGTCGGAGATGTAGAAAGGTTAATATGAACTATTGCAAAACCAGGCCACCACGGTATGTACCACCTCTTACTTATATGAACTATTCCTATCCTACACCGTGCCTGTTTATTGTATCCATATCTTGGGGTGTTTCCCCCACATTACTAACAAGAATCTCCCCGTTACGGACAATTCACCTCTAATAGCTTGCTTCATATGGTTAAATTGTACGAAATGTCTGAGTATCTTTATGGACAATGTTATGGTTTTTTCCACTGTAAGTGTACTCTtttcttctaaaataaaaatgtttaaaaaaaaaaaaataacaaagccccccaaaataaaaaaatgccctaccctatactaaattacaaaagttaacagctctattaccttaccaacccttaaaagggccttttgcggggcatgccccaaagaaaacagctcttttgcctgtaaaaaaaaacacaataccccccccccacattacaacccaccacccacatacccctactctaacccaaaccccccttaaataaacctaacactacccccctgaagatctccctaccttgagtcgtgttcacccagccgggccgaagtcttcatccgatggggcagaagagtacatccagaccggcagaagtcttcatccaagcggggcaagaagaggtcttccatccatcatacaagtaccaaaatacaaacaaacactaaattaccaaaaataataaaatattacaataattttaaactaattacacctaatctaagccccctactagctattaatatagctacaatataactaatagttacattgtagccattttaggatttatatttattttacaggcaactttgtatttattttaactaggtacaatagctattaaatagttaataactatttaataactacctagctaaaataaatacaaatttacctgtaaaataaatcataacctaagttacaattacacctaacactacactatcattaaattaattaaataaatgaatcctatataaaactaaatacttacctgtaaaataaaccctaatatagctgcaatataactaattgttacattgtagctattttagcatttatatttattttacaggcaactttgtatttattttaactaggtacaatagctattaaatagatattgactatttaatagctacctagttaaaataattacaaaattacctgtaaaataaatcctaacctaagttacaattaaacctaacactacactatcattaaataaattaactacaagtacctacaattaaatacaattaaataaactaaactaaagtacaaaaaaacaaacactaaattacaaaaaataaaaaaatattacaagaattttaaactaattacacctaatctaagccccctaataaaataacaaagccccccaaaataaaaaaaatgccctaccctatactaaattacaaaagttaacagctctattaccttaccagcccttaaaagggccttttgaggggcatgccccaaagaaaacagctcttttgcctgtaaaaaaaaaacacaataccccccccacattacaacccaccacccacatacccctactctaacccaaaccccccttaaataaacctaacactacccccatgaagatctccctaccttgagttgtgttcacccagccgggccgaagtcttcatccgatggggcagaagaggacatccagaccggcagaagtcttcatccaagcggggcaagaagatatcttccatccatcagaaaagtaccaaaaaacaaacaaacactaaattaccaaaaataataaaatattacaataattttaaactaattacacctaatctaagccccctactagctatgaatatagctacaatataactaatagttacattgtagctattttaggatttatatttattttacaggcaactttgtatttattttaactaggtacaatagttattaaatagttaataactatttaataactacctagctaaaataaatacaaatttacctgtaaaataaatgctaacctaagttacaattacacctaacactacactatcattaaattagttaaataaatgaatcctatttaaaactaaatacttacctgtaaaataaaccctaatatagctacaatataactaatagttacattgtagctattttaggatttatatttattttacaggcaactttgtatttattttaactaggtacaatagcaattaaatagatatttactgtttaatagctacctagttaaaataattacaaaattacctgtaaaataaatcctaacctaagttacaattaaacctaacactacactatcattaaataaattaactacaagtacctacaattaaatacaatgaaataaactaaactaaagtacaaaaaaacaaacactaaattacaaaaaataaaaaaatattacaagaattttaaactaattacacctaatctaagccccctaataaaataacaaagccccccaaaataaaaaaatgccctaccctatactaaattacaaaagttaacagctctattaccttaccagcccttaaaagggccttttgaggggcatgccccaaagaaaacagctcttttgcctgtaaaaaaaaaacacaatacccccccccacattacaacccaccacccaca
It contains:
- the LOC128641869 gene encoding hemoglobin subunit beta-2-like gives rise to the protein MVHWTAEEKATITSVWSKVNVEQEGHNTLSRLLIVYPWTQRYFSSFGNLSNPTAINGNSKVQAHGKKVLTAVGQAIQHLDDVKHFLAKLSKSHAEELHVDPENFKRLGEVLIIVLASKLGADFTPQVQATWEKFVAVLVAALSHSYF